The genomic window TCATCTGCTACAGTGATACATCATTTGACAGGATCAGTAGAATATACAGGTACTCtgtccatcccaaaatataagcatttctagctatgaatctggacaattgtctatctagattcaccaaaagctattatattttgggatggaggtttTGAggtagtagattttttttttctgagcatGCTTCCTGCTCCTGGATAAGTCAGTAAATAACACCTCCCAACAAAGGAGCATGCTTCAATGGTAGAGTTATCCTTGAATTAGATGCACCGAATTAGTTTTTGGAGTTTCTCCTCTTACTTTTCCATGGAATCTGCTATTATTGTTTCTGCAAGTGCTGCATCTGCATCATTTTCTCTGAATATTGCCTTCAACTGTTTGTCTTTCAGAAGCGTTATGTGGTATATTTTGTTCATTGTCTTTAACATTCTTTTCTTGTTACATTTGTTGGCAGGTAAAGAAATAGCTCCAAGAACAGttaatgatgtgactatcatcAATGCTGGACAGGTACTAGAGAATAACAGAACCCTTGCTGAGTCTCGAAACCTAGCAGCAGAATCTCCAGTAGGTCCGATCACAATGCATATTGTTGTGCGCAGAAGTCGACCCGAGAGAAGGGGTACTATATTTTTCCTCTTATTTGTTATAGTTATTTTCCAGATGTTTGTTGATGATATCAGGGTGTCTCAAATAGAAATCATTACTGTGTGCCCTTCCTTTTCTTATCCTGACATTCGTAGTTCTTACTGTCGCACTCCTAAAGCAATAGGGGAGTTTATTTGTATGCTGTATGTGTACACTTTCTCTTATACGGCACACGTTGGTTGATTGTTGGGGGCTATTAGCAACTTTTTGGATTTTACTAAACTTGCAGTGCTTTTTCCCCCCTCAAAATCAAGGAGACCACATGTGATTGGAGACTATTAGCTTTTATCATTGCACTTAAATGATGTTACTTGATGTAGTGATGCAtagttttgttaaaaaaaaagacttaaATGCCTTTGTTGATCATCACAAGCTGCTGGGTCAAACTCTCGAACAAAAGTGCAGTCAGTCCTGAGCGGGTATGTTCTAGGTTGATAGGGAAGGCAGAGTCGAATTTGACTAAACTTGGAGTGTTCTCCGTAATCAAATTATGACGTCATGATGAGTTCCTGGTAGTTCATCACTCATCAGTGATATGATTTAATCTGTCTAGTGTAGTAGGATGAAGTATTTGGAATATGCATAACTTATCTTTTGATAAGCCCTTTGAGAAATCCCTCTTCTTGTTAGAGATCAGTACTGTTACTGTGAGGCATTTCATCTAGTGAACGGGTATTATTCTGAGAATTCAGAGTGCATGTTCATTGTTTTCAGAAAAACAACTTCGTGATATTCATATTGTACACTACAGACAATGGTCTTACATTAGTAGAATGCATTGTATCTTTACTTCTATTCCATATGTTCCGAATAAAACTACTCTATAGTTAGATACTTACAATCCGCTATCTTCTTTCTTCAGTGAAGCAGCCGCCGAAAGCACGACCACCCGAGCGGATCGGATGTGGATGCACAATATTGTGACGTCGATGCCAGCTGCAATGTGTACATTGGTGCCCAAGTTCACAGCGATTACAAGTTCATTTTAACAATCGTCGTCGATTCATGCACTTCTTCGAAATTTAGGGAGAATTTGGTTAGCAGTTTTTAGCACTGGGCCATGTCCGCTTTGTTA from Oryza glaberrima chromosome 6, OglaRS2, whole genome shotgun sequence includes these protein-coding regions:
- the LOC127776508 gene encoding membrane-anchored ubiquitin-fold protein 2, with the translated sequence MASGGGGMEAVEVRFRLDDGSDIGPSMHDQATTVTALKEFVLARWPQGKEIAPRTVNDVTIINAGQVLENNRTLAESRNLAAESPVGPITMHIVVRRSRPERRVKQPPKARPPERIGCGCTIL